The DNA window CGGCCCCTGCCCGTCGACAAGCGCCATGGCGGCAAGCTGGCGCTGGCCCTCCGCCCGGCGCTGGCGGACGCGCAAGGCATCGCGTGCGGCATTGAGCGTGATCCCGCAGAGCCAGGTGGTGAAGGCCGACCGGCCCTCGAAGTCGGCAAGCCGCTTTGCCAAGCGGATGCAGACTTCCTGCGCCACGTCCTCGGCCTCCGAGGCCTCGCCGAGACAGCGCCAGGCGACCCGGTGAATGAGTGGATAGTGCCGCCGCACGAGCGCGGCAAAGGCCGCGCTCTCGCCATCGCGGGCGCGCGCAATCAGCCTCTCGTCCGTCTCCTCACCGCTCATGGCCGCCCGTCTTCCTGCCTCGTCCGCCGACTTGGACGATGTGACATCGGCGATCCTTTGGTGCGGGAGGCAAAAAAGTTAAAAAAATTGGGGCGCCCCGAAGGACGCCCCGTTTCCCAGCCCAATTGAAGCGTCCCGGCTCAGAACGCCAGAGCCTTCGCCTGCCGCACCATCGGCAGCGCGCAGACGGCTTCCAGTGTCTCGTCGGCCACCGGACCATCGACCTCGACGAGGCAGATGGCGTCGCCGCCCTGCTGGATCCGGCCGAGGTTGAAGGTGGCGATGTTGATGCCGGCATCGCCGATGATCGAGGCGAACTTGCCGATGAAGCCCGGCTTGTCGTCGTTGGTGACATAGATCATCGACTTGCCGAACTCGGCCTCAAGGCCGATGCCCTTGATCTCGACGATCCGCGGCTTGCCATCGGCGAACACCGTGCCGGCGACACTCCGCTCCTGCCGCTCGGTAATGACCGTCAGGCGAATGAGCGCGTCGTGGTTCTCCGCCTCCTCGCGGCGCACTTCCTCCACCGCAATGCCGCGCTCCCTGGCCATTGTCGGCGCAGAGACCATGTTGACGGTCTGGAGCAGCGGGCGCAGCAGGCCGGTGAGCGCCGCCGAGGTGAGCGCGCGGGTGTTCATGTCCGCGCAATCGCCCTCGTATTCGATGCGGATACCCTTGAGCGAGGTCTCGGTCAACTGGCCGGCGAAGGAACCGAGCAGTTCGGCGAGCTTGACGAAGGGCGTCAGGCGCGGCGCTTCCTCCGCCGAGATCGACGGCATGTTGAGCGCGTTGGTCACGGCCCCCTTCATCAGGTAGTCCGACATCTGCTCGGCGACCTGCAGCGCGACATTCTCCTGCGCTTCCGACGTGGAGGCACCGAGATGCGGCGTGCAGACGACATTCGCCATGCCGAAGAGCGGATTGGACGTTGCCGGCTCGATCTCGAAGACGTCGAGCGCCGCACCCGCCACGTGGCCGCTGTCGAGCGCGGCCTTGAGGTCGGCCTCGACGATCAGGCCGCCACGGGCGCAGTTGATGATCCGCACGCCCTTCTTCATCTTCAGGATGGCCGAGATGTCGATGATGTTGCGCGTTTTGTCGGTGAGCGGCGTGTGCAGGGTGATGAAGTCGGACCGGCGGAAGAGTTCGTCGAGTTCGACCTTCTCGACGCCGAGGTCGATCGCCCGCTCCGGCGACAGGAAGGGATCGAAGGCGATGACGTGCATCTTGAGGCCGATGGCCCGCTCGGCGACGATCGCGCCGATGTTGCCGCAGCCGATGATGCCGAGGGTCTTGGAGGTCAGCTCCACGCCCATGAAGCGGTTCTTCTCCCACTTGCCCTCGTGGGTGGACGCGTTAGCCTCCGGGATCTGGCGGGCGAGCGCGAACATCATCGCGATGGCATGCTCGGCCGTCGTGATCGAGTTGCCGAAGGGCGTGTTCATCACGATGACGCCCTTGGCGGTCGCGGCCGGAACGTCGACATTGTCGACGCCGATGCCGGCCCGGCCGATGACCTTGAGGTTCGTCGCGGCGGAGAGAATCTTCTCCGTGACCTTGGTGGCCGAGCGGATGGCAAGGCCGTCATACTGGCCAATGATCTCGAAGAGCTTGTCCTTGTCCTTGCCGAGATCGGGCAGGTAGTCGACCTCCAGGCCGCGATCCTTGAAGATCTGCACGGCAGTGGGGGAAAGCTTGTCGGAAATGAGAACGCGGGGCATCGAAGCCTCCTGCTGGAATGGGAAAGAGCGCTGCCGATGTCGGCGCGCTGCATGTTGGGCGTGTGCGTCGACATGGGCGCGGCGCAAACCCCTCGCCCCATCGGGGAGAGGGTGTCACGAAGTGACGGGTGAGGGGCAAGAAAAACCCCTCATCCGGCTGCTACGCGGTCCCCTCCTCCCCGGCGGGGAGAAGGGTAAAATGCCGAAATACCTAACCGCTCACGCCGCCTTGGCGATGTCGGCGACCGATGCCTCGAAGGCCCAGTCGAGCCAGGGCAGCAGCGCCTCGATGTCGGCGGTCTCGACGGTCGAGCCGCACCAGATGCGGAGGCCGGGAGGCGCATCGCGGTAGGAGGCGATGTCGAAGGCGACGCCGTCCTTTTCCAGGAGCCCGGTGAAGGTCTTCACGAAGGCCTGCTGGCCGGCTTCGTCGAGATTCGCAACGCGCGGATCGACGAACTTCAGGCAGACGCCCGTCGTCGAGCGATGCTCGGGCACGGCGCACAGGAAGTCGATGAAGGGCGTGCGCTCGACCCAGTCGAACAGCGCCTTGGCGCTCGCTTCCGAGCGCGCGATCAGCGTATCGAGGCCGCCGATGGACTTCGCCCAGTTCATGGCATCGAGATAGTCCTCGACGCAGAGCATCGACGGCGTGTTGATCGTGTCGCCCTTGAAGATGCCCTCGTTGAGCTTGCCGCCCTTGGTGAGCTGGAAGATCTTCGGCAGCGGACGGTCCGGGACATAGGTCTCCAGACGTTCGACGGCGCGGGGGCTGAGGATCAGCATGCCGTGCGCGGCCTCGCCGCCCATGACCTTCTGCCAGGAGAAGGTGACGACGTCGAGCTTGTCGAAGGGAAGCTCCATCGCGAAGGCGGCCGAGGTGGCGTCGCAGATGGTCAGGCCCTTGCGGTCGGCGGGGATGAAGTCGGTGCGCGGCACGCGAACGCCGGCAGCCGTGCCGTTCCAGGTGAAGACGACGTCGTGGTCGAAGTCGATCTCGTCGAAGGCCGGCAGCACGCCATAGGGCGCCGTGAAGGTGCGGGTGTTCGGAACCTTGAGCTGCTTGACCGCATCCGAGACCCAGACGCTGCCGAAGGCTTCCCAGGCGGCGACGTCGACGGGGCGCGGGCCGAGCATCGACCACATGGCCATCTCGACGGCGCCGGTGTCCGAGGCCGGAACGATGCCGATGCGATAGTCGTCCGGCACGCGCAGAACGTCGCGTGTCAGGTCGATCGCTTCCTGAAGCTTGGTCTTGCCGATCTTGGCGCGGTGGGACCGTCCGAGCGCGGCATCAGTCAGCGCTTCGAGACTCCAGCCAGGGCGCTTGGAGCAGGGTCCGGACGAGAAACGGGGATTGGCCGGCTTCGCAGCCGGCTTGGCGGTCATCATCATATCAGTCCATCCTTTCAGATGGGCGCGCCTCGTTGGGGAGGCGTGTCCCGCCGCCGGAAATACTCGCGCGGCCGGTGGTCCGTCAAGATCAAACGTCCTGGTATTATATAAACCACGCCCCGCCCCATCCTCGGGACAACGAAAAACGGCGGATCCTTGCGGATCCGCCGTCTGGCGATCAGGTCTTGTCCGGATGACGGCGCGATCAATACATCGAGTAGCGCAGGCCGACGCGGATTTCGTGGGCGTCGATCTTGTCGGTCTTGGCCGTCGTCGTACAACCGCACTGCGTGGTGACGGTGCCGAGGCTGGCCTCGCCGAGGTTGAGGTAGCGGTAGTTCACGTCGAGCGCGAGACGGTCGGTGATGTCGTAGGATGCACCCGCCATCAGCGCCCAGGCGAAGTTCCACTTGCCGTCGCCGCTGCCGGCCGGACCGATGCTCGTGTTGACGTTGCTGGTCTTCAGGTAGGACGCACCGATACCGGCGCCGAGATAGGGCGTGATGCCGGAATAGGTGCCGAGATCGGCATAGGCGTTGACGAGGGTCGTGAAGGCCGAGAACTTCGTGTTGGCCGTGATCACCGGCGTGCCGCAGGCCGCGCAGGTGTTGGTGACCTTCATCGTCGAGCGGAATTCATAGTCGCCTGTGAGGTCGGCACGGAAATAGTCGTTGAACTTGTAGCCGACACCGACACCGACCATGCCGGTGTTGTTGATGCTTTCGCCGCTGGCCGTACCGGCCGCAGGATCGGCAAGGGTAATCCTCGGATCCTGATAGACCTTGTAGCCGATGTCACCGCGCAGATACCAGCCACCCACGGCCGGCAGCGGAATGACCTCCGGCGCCTCGATGATGGGCTCGTAGGGAATGTCGGCAGCATGGGAGACCGCGGCGCCACCGGCGAACGCGGCCACGAAAACAACAGCAGCTTTTGCGAGCGTGCGCATAACGAGAATCCTTCTCTGACCGATCGGGCCTCGTTCTGGCCCGCTCTGCGTTCTTGCTGCTTAGAACGTAAAGTCAAAGAGTTAAGCGCAACTTAACCAAGAAAAGTAACCTTAAGATTTTAAGTTAAGAAAGTACGAACAAATCAAAGAATTCGATCCGGATCTTCATGCTTTGGTGAGGAAGGTAAACGGGCCGAAAGGAATTCACCCGTTGCACCGTCGGCGAGGTGCCCCAATGGAACCGCCGTGGCGTATGCCGAAGGCGAACCGGCTATCCCCGGAGGGTCCCCGTTCCAGGCCCTTGAGGCCGGGAACGGAGCAGGCAGGTCAGGCTGCCGTCCGGTTGATGGCGCTGACGATGTCGTCCACCGCTTCGAGGACCATATTCTCGTTCTCGCCCTCGCCCATCACGCGGATCAAAGGCTCGGTGCCGGACGGGCGCACGAGGATACGCCCCGTGGAGCCGAGCCGTGCCGTCGCTGCGGCAATCGCCTGGACGACGATCTCGGTCTCCAGCGGCTTGCCGTCGCCCCGGATACGGACATTGCGCAGGATCTGCGGCAGCGGCTCGAACTTGTGGCAGACCTCGCTGACGGGACGTCCGAGCTTCTGGACGCAGGCGAGCACCTGAAGTGCGGCGACGAGGCCGTCGCCGGTGGTCGAATAGTCCGTGAGCACCATGTGGCCGGACTGCTCGCCGCCGACATTGTAGCCCTCCGCGCGCATCGCCTCGACGACATAGCGGTCGCCGACCTTGGTGCGATGAAGCGTGAGCTTCTTGCTGCCGAGATATTTCTCCAGTCCGAGGTTCGACATCACCGTCGCCACGATGCCGGGCTTCGTCAGGCGTCCGTCCTCGGCAAAGGATTCGGCGATGACCGCCATGAGCTGGTCGCCGTCGACGATCTGCCCCTTCTCGTCGATGATGATCACCCGGTCCGCGTCGCCGTCGAGCGCGATGCCGATGTCCGCCCGCACCTCGTGCACCTTGGCGCAGACAGCCTGGAGGCTGGTGGACCCGCATTCGCG is part of the Hartmannibacter diazotrophicus genome and encodes:
- a CDS encoding outer membrane protein, coding for MRTLAKAAVVFVAAFAGGAAVSHAADIPYEPIIEAPEVIPLPAVGGWYLRGDIGYKVYQDPRITLADPAAGTASGESINNTGMVGVGVGYKFNDYFRADLTGDYEFRSTMKVTNTCAACGTPVITANTKFSAFTTLVNAYADLGTYSGITPYLGAGIGASYLKTSNVNTSIGPAGSGDGKWNFAWALMAGASYDITDRLALDVNYRYLNLGEASLGTVTTQCGCTTTAKTDKIDAHEIRVGLRYSMY
- a CDS encoding phosphoserine transaminase; this translates as MMMTAKPAAKPANPRFSSGPCSKRPGWSLEALTDAALGRSHRAKIGKTKLQEAIDLTRDVLRVPDDYRIGIVPASDTGAVEMAMWSMLGPRPVDVAAWEAFGSVWVSDAVKQLKVPNTRTFTAPYGVLPAFDEIDFDHDVVFTWNGTAAGVRVPRTDFIPADRKGLTICDATSAAFAMELPFDKLDVVTFSWQKVMGGEAAHGMLILSPRAVERLETYVPDRPLPKIFQLTKGGKLNEGIFKGDTINTPSMLCVEDYLDAMNWAKSIGGLDTLIARSEASAKALFDWVERTPFIDFLCAVPEHRSTTGVCLKFVDPRVANLDEAGQQAFVKTFTGLLEKDGVAFDIASYRDAPPGLRIWCGSTVETADIEALLPWLDWAFEASVADIAKAA
- a CDS encoding RNA polymerase sigma factor produces the protein MSGEETDERLIARARDGESAAFAALVRRHYPLIHRVAWRCLGEASEAEDVAQEVCIRLAKRLADFEGRSAFTTWLCGITLNAARDALRVRQRRAEGQRQLAAMALVDGQGPPEAEDNPEDALWDAVRSLPDRQRDAVLLVHAEGMSHGEAARALGCAEATVSWHLFAARRTLKSTLQRRAP
- the serA gene encoding phosphoglycerate dehydrogenase translates to MPRVLISDKLSPTAVQIFKDRGLEVDYLPDLGKDKDKLFEIIGQYDGLAIRSATKVTEKILSAATNLKVIGRAGIGVDNVDVPAATAKGVIVMNTPFGNSITTAEHAIAMMFALARQIPEANASTHEGKWEKNRFMGVELTSKTLGIIGCGNIGAIVAERAIGLKMHVIAFDPFLSPERAIDLGVEKVELDELFRRSDFITLHTPLTDKTRNIIDISAILKMKKGVRIINCARGGLIVEADLKAALDSGHVAGAALDVFEIEPATSNPLFGMANVVCTPHLGASTSEAQENVALQVAEQMSDYLMKGAVTNALNMPSISAEEAPRLTPFVKLAELLGSFAGQLTETSLKGIRIEYEGDCADMNTRALTSAALTGLLRPLLQTVNMVSAPTMARERGIAVEEVRREEAENHDALIRLTVITERQERSVAGTVFADGKPRIVEIKGIGLEAEFGKSMIYVTNDDKPGFIGKFASIIGDAGINIATFNLGRIQQGGDAICLVEVDGPVADETLEAVCALPMVRQAKALAF
- the glmM gene encoding phosphoglucosamine mutase, which translates into the protein MTRSYFGTDGIRGTANTWPITPDVAMRVGMAAGLAFRRGDHRHRVVIGKDTRLSGYMIEPALTAGFTAVGVDVFLTGPVPTPAVSMLTRSMRADLGVMISASHNPYADNGIKLFGPDGYKLSDEIEGEIESLIESDMSRRLAAPADLGRAKRVDGERARYVEFAKRTLPRNLSLEGLRVVIDCANGAAYKVAPEVLWELGADVVSLGVEPNGLNINRECGSTSLQAVCAKVHEVRADIGIALDGDADRVIIIDEKGQIVDGDQLMAVIAESFAEDGRLTKPGIVATVMSNLGLEKYLGSKKLTLHRTKVGDRYVVEAMRAEGYNVGGEQSGHMVLTDYSTTGDGLVAALQVLACVQKLGRPVSEVCHKFEPLPQILRNVRIRGDGKPLETEIVVQAIAAATARLGSTGRILVRPSGTEPLIRVMGEGENENMVLEAVDDIVSAINRTAA